Proteins encoded by one window of Streptococcus sanguinis:
- a CDS encoding MATE family efflux transporter — protein sequence MLILFETKGGGRVSEKKTFLKQFLRLSLPFSLQFLLASAVNLADVVMIGQLGEKQIAAAGAANQIFFLLTIVQFGIGSGASVFMAQYWGAQRIADMRKTLGLVYMLSGLISASFTLVALLFPKQLIGFYIHDTEAIQLGAQYLSIVSWTYLMTAITTSLATMCRCSNEVFLPTLASLLSMATNIIGNAVLIFGLIGFPKLGLVGAAIATFMARLLELCWLVFGVYRTRMAGAASIAELFDFHKDFVYQFLKKTLPVVFNEGAWSLGTSIGLAIIGLLGTEVVASTQIASAIAQIGFVFVRGAGNAVAVMLGNTIGENQVEKALQDAKRFLLLLPLIGLIVSVLLIWAMPLALKLYNLSNQTEQLTILMIQLNALLFIPKAFSVVLIVGILRSGGDTNYACLLDILPVWLFSIPLGYALVSLQAPIWLIFLVINGEDILKPIWGIPRVFSGKWLHNLVHERM from the coding sequence TTGCTTATCCTATTTGAAACGAAAGGAGGTGGGAGAGTGAGTGAAAAGAAAACATTTCTGAAACAATTCTTACGTCTCAGTCTACCGTTTTCTCTTCAATTTCTACTGGCCAGCGCTGTCAATCTAGCTGATGTTGTCATGATTGGACAGCTAGGGGAAAAACAAATCGCAGCTGCTGGTGCTGCCAACCAGATTTTCTTTCTCTTGACTATTGTACAGTTTGGTATTGGTAGCGGAGCTTCTGTCTTCATGGCCCAATACTGGGGAGCCCAGCGAATTGCTGATATGAGAAAAACCTTGGGATTAGTCTATATGCTGAGCGGGCTCATCTCCGCTTCCTTTACTTTAGTCGCTTTACTTTTTCCCAAGCAACTGATTGGTTTTTATATTCATGATACCGAAGCTATTCAGTTGGGCGCCCAGTACTTATCTATCGTCTCTTGGACCTACCTGATGACAGCTATTACAACTTCTCTGGCTACTATGTGTCGCTGCAGTAATGAAGTTTTCTTACCAACTCTTGCTAGTCTCCTATCTATGGCAACCAATATCATTGGCAATGCCGTCCTTATTTTTGGGCTGATTGGGTTTCCTAAACTTGGACTGGTTGGTGCCGCTATTGCTACCTTTATGGCTCGATTGCTAGAGCTTTGCTGGTTAGTCTTTGGTGTCTATCGAACAAGGATGGCTGGAGCCGCTAGCATAGCTGAACTCTTTGATTTCCACAAAGACTTCGTTTATCAATTTTTGAAAAAAACCTTGCCAGTCGTCTTCAATGAAGGCGCCTGGTCTCTTGGAACATCAATTGGCTTGGCTATTATCGGATTATTAGGTACTGAAGTGGTGGCCTCCACCCAGATTGCTAGCGCCATTGCCCAAATTGGATTTGTCTTTGTACGCGGTGCGGGAAATGCCGTAGCTGTTATGCTAGGCAATACCATCGGAGAGAATCAAGTAGAAAAAGCCTTACAAGATGCCAAGCGCTTCTTACTTCTATTACCTCTTATCGGACTTATCGTCAGCGTCCTACTCATCTGGGCTATGCCTTTAGCTCTGAAACTCTACAACTTAAGCAATCAGACAGAGCAGCTAACCATCTTGATGATTCAGTTAAATGCCCTGTTGTTTATCCCAAAAGCTTTTAGTGTTGTTTTAATCGTTGGGATTTTACGTAGCGGGGGCGATACCAACTATGCCTGTCTGCTAGATATTTTACCTGTCTGGCTCTTCAGCATTCCACTTGGCTATGCCTTGGTTAGTCTGCAGGCTCCCATTTGGCTAATCTTTCTTGTGATAAATGGCGAAGACATTCTCAAGCCAATCTGGGGAATCCCTCGTGTTTTCTCAGGAAAATGGCTGCATAATCTTGTGCACGAGCGCATGTAA